A stretch of DNA from Yoonia sp. BS5-3:
TTGCGCGGATGGTGCATCTGTTTCCGCAACTCAGCGGGACGCAGATCGATTATGTCTGGGGCGGGACTTTGGGGATCACCCTGCCTCGCCTGCCCGCATTGCAACGACTTGCCCCCAATGTCCTGTCTGGGGCAGGGTTTTCGGGGCATGGTGTGGCGCTAGCGGGTTTTACAGGCAAACTGATGGCCGAAGCAGTGGCAGGACAAGCCGGTCGTTTTGATACGCTTTGCGATCTTGATGTCCCCGACTTTCCGGGCGGTGCAGCCTTGCGGGCGCCCCTGCTCACCCTCGCGATGAGCTGGTATGCCTTGCGCGACCGGCTTGGCATTTAGTACTTAACGCAGCTTTAACCATGTTGCGGACATGCTGATGCGATGCAGCAGATACGAATGATCAAACGGGACAGGAATGACTGGCTGAGCCAGGTTTTTCACTGCCGCGCGGCCCAAATTGGTGGTGTGATCCGGCGGCAAATCGTTGATGTTGAGCGGGAGGTCGGTGTGCCGCGTTTTATCGCCGAGGTAAACCGCCGTGGATTTCGCCTGATCCGCACAGAGCACTATTTTGTCGTGGTCTGCAACAATGGCCCCATCGAGCTGCTTTGCTAAAACCAAATTTCTGAAAATTTGGGCCCAGAAGGAATTTCGCGAAATTCCTTCGCCGCTACTTGGTGAGCTTCGACAATTTTTCCTGCAATGCGGCCAGTTGATCCTTGATCTCTCCCAGATCATCACTTTCAGGCTCCGGCGCGCTTGTCCCAGGCATCATCCCGCCGGTCATCGCCTTGAAAAACGCTTCCTGCTGCGCCCGCATCGCCTCAAAGCCAGGCATGTTGGCCATCGGGTTGGCCTTGCCCATATTTTCCATGGCTTTGGATTGACCTTCGCGCAGCATGTCAAAACTAGCCTGCAGGAATTGTGGGACAACCGATGCAGCCTGACTTGTATAACTGCGAACCAAATCGGTCAGTACGCCAACGGGCAACACATTTTCGCCGCGGCTCTCATGCTCTGCAATAATTTGCAACAGATATTGACGGGTCAGGTCATCACCGGATTTCAGATCAACGATCTGCACCTCACGGCCCTCGCGGATAAACACTGCGATATCTTCCAACGTCACATAGTCGCTGGTCTCTGTATTATAGAGACGGCGGCTAGCGTAGCGTTTGATCAAAAGCGGTTTATCGGTGTCGGCCACGTTTTGTCCCTCCCAAGACATGTTGCACTGCAGAGAAGCCTATGCCGCGTCTGCGCAAAAAGAAAGCCTCAGCTGCAAAAGAACGAAAGACGGCCCATTTTCATGGACCGCCTTTCTCAATTTCCGACCCTCAGGGAGGCAAAGGTCATCATCGATTGTCTTACTTTGCAGCAGTTGCTTTCTTTGCAGCAGCCGTCACTTCGTCAGTCGCTTTTTTCGCAGCGGCTGTCATATCCTCGGACAGGTCTTTGCCAGCGGCCAAAACCAATTCCATAGTCTGTGTCTGCACTTTTTTCGCGATCTCGGCGAAAGCAGACATATGTTCAGCAGCGCTCTCGGCAGAGGCCGAAGCGAAATCTGTCATCGCTTTGGCATAATCAGCAGGCTCTGCTTTGGCTTTCGACATCGCTTCGACTTTCGCCAAAGTGTCTTGAGTCCATTTTGCAGAAATTTCAGCTGATTTGCCGGCTGCGTCGATCGCAACGGCAGACATTTTTTCCGCCAGGGCAGTCTGGTTCTTGAACTGCTCTTCCATTGCTTTGGTGTCGACAGGAAAAGCGCCTGTCAGGTCTTTGAAGATTGCTGTGAAGTCTTGTGTCTTAGCAGCCATTGTCGTCGCCTTTCATTCTCAAATGCAGGCTAACAACCTGCGGTTATCTCGTGACACCAATATGCGTGCTGCACCGCAGCATTTCAAGTATTTTTTCTGCATTGCAGCATAAAACTTTCAGAAATCACAAAATATGCGCAATATCAGCTACTTAGAGACAACATAACTCCCAGGCGCGGGCCCCAAAACCGGATGTGTGCCGTCGCCAGGTTGTCTGGCATCCGTCTTTTTACCCGATTTTTTCGACAACCAAGCATCCCAGCGCGGCCACCATGACCCGTCATGTTTGTCGGCCGCATCGTACCAATCATCCGCCGTCAGGCCCATTTCCTCATGGGTGTAATGCCCGTATTTCTTCTTGCTCGGCGGGTTCACGATACCTGCGATATGGCCTGACTCGGACAGGATAAAAGTCTTATCCTTCGATCCCATTTTCCGAACGCCTTCATAGCTGCTTTTCCAGGCCGCGATATGATCGGTCTCGCAGGCAATGGCGCAAAGCGGCACGGTCACATCTTTCAGGTGCACCGTCTCGCCGGCAATTTCAAAGCCACCCTTGGCAAATCGGTCTTCCTGGCAAAGTCCCCGCAGATACTCGACCGCCATCGTCGCGGGCAAGTTCGTGCCATCGCCGTTCCAATAAAGAAGATCAAAGGCGGGCGGCGCTTTGCCCATCATATAGCTTTTGATGGCAGGTCCGTAGATCAGATCATTTGACCGCAAAAAGGAAAACGTGCGCGACATGAAAAAGGAATCCAGAATGCCAGCCTCGGTCACCTCAGCCTCGATCCCATCGACAAAATCATCGTCAAGAAAAACGCCCACCTCACCCCGGTCTGAAAAATCAGTCAGCGTGGTAAAGAATGTCGCCGCATTGACGGATGTATCCTTGCGTTTTTTCATTAAGGCCAGCGTCAGGGACAGG
This window harbors:
- a CDS encoding N-(5'-phosphoribosyl)anthranilate isomerase, with the translated sequence MIKRDRNDWLSQVFHCRAAQIGGVIRRQIVDVEREVGVPRFIAEVNRRGFRLIRTEHYFVVVCNNGPIELLC
- the phaR gene encoding polyhydroxyalkanoate synthesis repressor PhaR is translated as MADTDKPLLIKRYASRRLYNTETSDYVTLEDIAVFIREGREVQIVDLKSGDDLTRQYLLQIIAEHESRGENVLPVGVLTDLVRSYTSQAASVVPQFLQASFDMLREGQSKAMENMGKANPMANMPGFEAMRAQQEAFFKAMTGGMMPGTSAPEPESDDLGEIKDQLAALQEKLSKLTK
- a CDS encoding phasin family protein → MAAKTQDFTAIFKDLTGAFPVDTKAMEEQFKNQTALAEKMSAVAIDAAGKSAEISAKWTQDTLAKVEAMSKAKAEPADYAKAMTDFASASAESAAEHMSAFAEIAKKVQTQTMELVLAAGKDLSEDMTAAAKKATDEVTAAAKKATAAK